Within the Oceanispirochaeta sp. genome, the region AATGAAAGACGCAGGATATTACTGCCGGACCCGCCAGAGTAAAGGGGAAACAATGATGGCCGCATGCGGTCAGTTGGGCAGCAGGAGTATAGAGCATGAAAGCACAGGATCATTCATTTAATAAGATGATGCAGAATATACCGCCCCTCGCCGTTATTTTTAAAGAGGGCGAAATGAGCCGGGTCATGTATGTCATCATGGCAGGTGAGGTCGAAATTCGGAAAAAAACAGGTAAAAACTCCTATAAAACTCTGACAGTACTGAAAAAAGGGGATTTTTTTGGTGAAATGGCGATCATCGAGAACAAGCCTCGAACGGCAACGGCTGTGGCCAAGGTTCAGACCAAATTAATCATGCTGGATACGGATGCATTCTATAACATGGTGAATAAAAGTTCTGACTTTGCATCAAAAATGATCAAAACTCTCTCTTCACGATTGAGAAAGGCAGATCAGCTGATTGAGTATCTTCTGGGGTCTAATGATGAAAAACAGGTGATTATGGGACTGGCCGTTTACGTCAAAAGTCACCCGGAAACAGACATGGGCAGCGGCGAGTTCAGGATTGATCTGAGAGAGTTCCTACGCTGGTCTTCCCAGAACCTCGGCTATCCCGATCAAGTGCTTCAGGAGGCCATCAAACGGCTGATTATACGCAAGGTTGTCTCCGTACAGAATACTTCCGGAAAAATCTCAGAGATCTTTGTGGCTCAGAACCTACTGTCCCGGCTTTAGCTTTGAATACTGTTCCTGAATATACTTAAGCTGATCTCTGAGCAGGGATACTCCCTTCATGGTGCAGCCTCTATCAGATGCGGCCTGCAGAGGTCTGTCATACATGTATTCAATTTCCATAGGGCGGCCTGAGAGATAGTCTAGTTTCATACTGGGTTCATAGGGAGTCATCTTCTCGGTGAAATGCAGCATCTTTTCAACCGCTTTCTTTCCGATGGGGCAGCCGCAAGTTGCCGCTCCCTCCAATACTTCCATCATAAGGGTTTCTATTATTTTTCTGGAGTACCTATTTTCCATCATTGCCTTTGTATTGCAGTTCAGGGTCACACTGAGGCCATTGTAAGGAATATTCCACAGCAATTTCCGCCAACGTGCCTCCTTCAGATCCTCTACCAGAGTCACAGGTATTCCCGCTTCCTCCATCAACTTGCCGATACGGTCCCGTAAAGGCCGCTCTTTTTTATCCAGGGTTCCCAGAGTTATGAGGCCATAATCCAGGTGTTCAAAGACGGCCGGTTCCTTCTTCCGGGCACAGATAAAGCACATTCCCCCCAATATGGGATTGTCAGGAAACCAGCTTTGAAATTCCTCTTCCATCCCCAGGCCGTTCTGAAGGATGACCAGAGCCGTTTTTTCATGGACCAGGGTCATCAAGTGCTCTCTCAGCCCTTTGTTCGCAGTGGTCTTCAGAGATATCAGGAGAACGTCCGAGGGGGGCATCCTGCGGGCATCCTGGAAGACAGACGGGGTCTCCAGATGGAAATCACCCCGGGGGGAGTTGACCTTGATTCCCTTTTCCTTGATCTGTCTGTAATCACTTCGTGCCAAAAAGTGAACTGTATTGCCTCTTTCGGCCAGACGTCCACCATAGTAGGCTCCCACAGCTCCGGTTCCGTATACTGAAAATGTCACTCTAAGACCATCAATTCACAGAGGCTCATGTTTTCAGGAGCCATCAACTGGTAGATAGATTTTTCCATTAGAACTCCTTCTCTCCGGGGTGTGTTATGGCCAAAAGTGTTTCTGATAGCATGACTGACAAAATGGACCGCTCTGTCGATGGCTGCCGGGAGGCTGTCGCCCAGAAGGAGCTTTCCAGTGATCACACTGGCAAAAATATCCCCCGTACCAGGGTAGGAGACTGGAATATGCAGGGTTTCGGCTTTCCAGGTTCGGTGGAATTTTTTTTCATAGGCCAGGACGGTATTGATGCCCTCCTTTCCTTTGAGAGGGATACTGGTAATCACAACCTTCTCCGGTCCTTTTGAAGCCAGTTCCTGAAGAAGATCAGCCGCCTCTTTCAGTGTGATTTCCTTTTCATAATCCCTGTCCAGCAGGAAGCAGGCCTCCGTGTAGTTTGGCGTAA harbors:
- a CDS encoding cyclic nucleotide-binding domain-containing protein, with protein sequence MKAQDHSFNKMMQNIPPLAVIFKEGEMSRVMYVIMAGEVEIRKKTGKNSYKTLTVLKKGDFFGEMAIIENKPRTATAVAKVQTKLIMLDTDAFYNMVNKSSDFASKMIKTLSSRLRKADQLIEYLLGSNDEKQVIMGLAVYVKSHPETDMGSGEFRIDLREFLRWSSQNLGYPDQVLQEAIKRLIIRKVVSVQNTSGKISEIFVAQNLLSRL
- a CDS encoding 2-dehydropantoate 2-reductase; translated protein: MTFSVYGTGAVGAYYGGRLAERGNTVHFLARSDYRQIKEKGIKVNSPRGDFHLETPSVFQDARRMPPSDVLLISLKTTANKGLREHLMTLVHEKTALVILQNGLGMEEEFQSWFPDNPILGGMCFICARKKEPAVFEHLDYGLITLGTLDKKERPLRDRIGKLMEEAGIPVTLVEDLKEARWRKLLWNIPYNGLSVTLNCNTKAMMENRYSRKIIETLMMEVLEGAATCGCPIGKKAVEKMLHFTEKMTPYEPSMKLDYLSGRPMEIEYMYDRPLQAASDRGCTMKGVSLLRDQLKYIQEQYSKLKPGQ
- a CDS encoding pyridoxamine kinase, translating into MKNPIPRVAAVHDLSGYGRSSLTIVLPILSAMGINVCPLPTAVLSTQTDGFKDYVFHDLTDVMEKTVDHWKTLPLSFDCIYSGFLGSPRQILILEELIRHFKTDNQLITIDPVLGDDGSFYGPMSHDMMEGMKKLVGHADLVTPNYTEACFLLDRDYEKEITLKEAADLLQELASKGPEKVVITSIPLKGKEGINTVLAYEKKFHRTWKAETLHIPVSYPGTGDIFASVITGKLLLGDSLPAAIDRAVHFVSHAIRNTFGHNTPRREGVLMEKSIYQLMAPENMSLCELMVLE